A genomic region of Trifolium pratense cultivar HEN17-A07 linkage group LG3, ARS_RC_1.1, whole genome shotgun sequence contains the following coding sequences:
- the LOC123913284 gene encoding protein LATERAL ROOT PRIMORDIUM 1-like isoform X2: protein MSMLGLRDLVLIAPSPSLHHHQHQQQNQNQPISHDHNSNHSLPSSASLSVGFGIFPLLTATPCMPQQQPQNNDVQENHNQNNNFWNLRMCPEAMNLPKKGVINVDDENQNHNNNSNNKMVLMESEENGVYGSEYRVCHDCGNRAKKDCVFRRCRTCCKGRGYDCNTHLKSTWIPSTRRRERDVEMVDGDGEGCSGVKRAKTLLGSSQNATATSHSSNSNGTTPKSFATSSCHQDASFKEALPGHVNAPAVFRCHRVTAIGNELQLGSGKNGECSSALGVTTNNAYPASAS from the exons ATGAGTATGTTAGGCCTTAGAGACCTAGTTCTCATAGCTCCATCCCCTTCCCTTCaccatcatcaacatcaacaacaaaatcaaaaccaaCCCATTTCACATGATCACAATTCAAACCACTCTTTACCTTCATCAGCTTCATTAAGTGTTGGTTTTGGCATTTTTCCACTCCTAACAGCCACACCCTGCATGCCACAACAACAACCTCAAAACAATGATGTTCAAGAAAATCATAAccaaaacaacaatttttggaACCTTAGGATGTGTCCTGAAGCAATGAACCTACCAAAAAAAGGAGTTATCAATGTTGATGATGAGAATCAAAACCATAACAACAATAGTAACAACAAGATGGTTTTGATGGAGAGTGAAGAAAATGGTGTTTATGGTTCTGAGTATAGAGTTTGTCATGATTGTGGTAATAGAGCTAAGAAAGATTGTGTTTTTAGAAGATGTAGGACTTGCTGTAAGGGAAGAGGTTATGATTGTAATACTCATTTGAAGAGTACTTGGATTCCTTCGACTCGTCGCCGGGAACGCGATGTGGAGATGGTTGATGGTGATGGTGAGGGTTGTTCTGGTGTTAAGAGAGCAAAAACTTTATTAGGGTCATCACAAAATGCTACTGCTACTTCTCATAGTTCAAACTCTAATGGCACTACTCCAAAAAGTTTTGCTACTAGCTCTTGTCATCAAG ATGCTAGTTTCAAAGAGGCATTACCAGGTCATGTCAATGCACCAGCTGTATTCAGATGCCATAGAGTAACTGCTATTGGCAATG AACTGCAATTAGGAAGTGGAAAGAATGGTGAATGTTCTTCTGCACTTGGTGTTACAACAAATAATGCTTACCCTGCTTCTGCTAGTTAG
- the LOC123913284 gene encoding protein LATERAL ROOT PRIMORDIUM 1-like isoform X1: protein MSMLGLRDLVLIAPSPSLHHHQHQQQNQNQPISHDHNSNHSLPSSASLSVGFGIFPLLTATPCMPQQQPQNNDVQENHNQNNNFWNLRMCPEAMNLPKKGVINVDDENQNHNNNSNNKMVLMESEENGVYGSEYRVCHDCGNRAKKDCVFRRCRTCCKGRGYDCNTHLKSTWIPSTRRRERDVEMVDGDGEGCSGVKRAKTLLGSSQNATATSHSSNSNGTTPKSFATSSCHQDASFKEALPGHVNAPAVFRCHRVTAIGNGEDEFAYLATVHICGHVFKGFLYDHGFDGKNPMPCVSELQLGSGKNGECSSALGVTTNNAYPASAS, encoded by the exons ATGAGTATGTTAGGCCTTAGAGACCTAGTTCTCATAGCTCCATCCCCTTCCCTTCaccatcatcaacatcaacaacaaaatcaaaaccaaCCCATTTCACATGATCACAATTCAAACCACTCTTTACCTTCATCAGCTTCATTAAGTGTTGGTTTTGGCATTTTTCCACTCCTAACAGCCACACCCTGCATGCCACAACAACAACCTCAAAACAATGATGTTCAAGAAAATCATAAccaaaacaacaatttttggaACCTTAGGATGTGTCCTGAAGCAATGAACCTACCAAAAAAAGGAGTTATCAATGTTGATGATGAGAATCAAAACCATAACAACAATAGTAACAACAAGATGGTTTTGATGGAGAGTGAAGAAAATGGTGTTTATGGTTCTGAGTATAGAGTTTGTCATGATTGTGGTAATAGAGCTAAGAAAGATTGTGTTTTTAGAAGATGTAGGACTTGCTGTAAGGGAAGAGGTTATGATTGTAATACTCATTTGAAGAGTACTTGGATTCCTTCGACTCGTCGCCGGGAACGCGATGTGGAGATGGTTGATGGTGATGGTGAGGGTTGTTCTGGTGTTAAGAGAGCAAAAACTTTATTAGGGTCATCACAAAATGCTACTGCTACTTCTCATAGTTCAAACTCTAATGGCACTACTCCAAAAAGTTTTGCTACTAGCTCTTGTCATCAAG ATGCTAGTTTCAAAGAGGCATTACCAGGTCATGTCAATGCACCAGCTGTATTCAGATGCCATAGAGTAACTGCTATTGGCAATGGTGAAGATGAATTTGCTTACTTAGCAACAGTTCATATTTGTGGCCATGTTTTCAAAGGGTTTCTCTATGATCATGGTTTTGATGGAAAAAATCCAATGCCTTGTGTTTCAGAACTGCAATTAGGAAGTGGAAAGAATGGTGAATGTTCTTCTGCACTTGGTGTTACAACAAATAATGCTTACCCTGCTTCTGCTAGTTAG
- the LOC123913283 gene encoding uncharacterized protein LOC123913283, whose amino-acid sequence MSSVSSSSFFTLPSTFSKFQFYPLPLSSFFSSSRLLCRGGSNVQHVANDLNFFLHDALDASGINTIHAREAREGFCSQIKRLTDIEKETSICINRHVDLGKTALYIAAEDDSLVSHSSVPLPVDDFVSRLDDLSMDYCPYYNPQCDTSPEKFFESIERFLYVHKGFRRTSANLLEPQALYLNSVLTHRSGSPAMLSLIYSEILKMLRLWGLLYFDAEIFYPHDVLNVPKGYHKQKSKESDQAHIMTSGNLLVEILNNLKHAFWPFHHDHTKSLFLRAAHAANCADRSDFVGESGSQIASAKAAQHRLDRGVWTTVRFGDMRRSLSACERLILVTNDANELRDYSILLYHCGLYNESLQYLKKYQELKNSSTQVTSSSDSERSTEEEDAAVDKLMMRLNLIQLEQGWSRPSVARNFLGNNSDPW is encoded by the exons ATGTCTTCTGTTTCAtcttcctctttcttcacaCTTCCCTCTACATTCTCcaaattccaattttaccctcttccactctcttcttttttttcatcttctcgTCTTCTTTGTCGTGGAGGCTCCAACGTTCAACACGTGGCAAATGACCTCAACTTCTTCTTGCATGATGCTCTTGATGCTTCTGGAATCAACACTATCCACGCTAGA GAAGCACGGGAGGGATTCTGCTCGCAAATTAAGAGATTAACTGATATTGAGAAAGAAACCAGTATTTGCATTAACAGGCATGTTGATTTGGGGAAAACAGCTCTTTATATAGCTGCTGAAGATGATTCTCTTGTATCACATTCATCGGTTCCACTTCctgttgatgattttgtttcAAGATTAGACGATCTTTCAATGGACTATTGTCCTTACTACAACCCTCAATGTGATACATCTCCGGAGAAGTTTTTTGAGAGTATAGAGAGATTTTTGTATGTTCATAAG GGTTTCAGAAGAACCAGTGCCAATCTATTGGAGCCACAAGCACTCTATCTAAACTCG GTTTTGACGCATCGTTCAGGATCACCTGCAATGCTGTCACTTATATACtcagaaattttaaaaatgctTCGTTTGTGGGGGCTTTTGTATTTTGATGCTGAAATCTTCTACCCTCATGATGTTCTTAATGTTCCAAAAGGCTATCATAAGCAGAAAAGCAAGGAATCAGACCAAGCACACATAATGACATCAGGGAACTTATTGGTTGAG ATCCTAAATAATCTGAAACACGCATTCTGGCCTTTTCACCATGATCATACAAAATCGTTATTCTTAAGGGCTGCGCACGCTGCTAACTGTGCTGACAGATCTGATTTTGTTGGAGAAAG TGGCTCTCAAATTGCATCAGCTAAGGCTGCTCAACATAGACTGGATCGAGGTGTTTGGACCACCGTACGCTTTGGCGACATGAGACGTTCACTGTCTG CATGTGAACGCCTTATCCTCGTTACAAATGATGCAAATGAGCTACGAGATTACAGCATTCTTCTCTATCATTGCGGATTATACAATGAGTCGCTACAATACCTGAAGAAGTATCAAGAACTAAAG AACTCATCTACACAAGTGACTTCATCATCAGACTCTGAAAGAAGCACCGAAGAAGAAGATGCTGCTGTCGATAAACTGATGATGCGTTTGAATCTCATCCAGTTAGAACAAGGGTGGAGTCGTCCATCCGTTGCTAGAAATTTTCTTGGTAACAACTCTGATCCATGGTAG